The following DNA comes from Methanomassiliicoccales archaeon.
ATACCGACCATGAGCTTCCCGCTCTTGGAAGACATACCCGGGATCAAGAACATCGCTAGCGCCAGCATATCTACGATCTCTGACGAATACCTAAGAAATCATCTTGGTTTCGTGGGCACCAAGCACTGGACGCACCTGGTAGGATATGATTATTGAGATCATCACATATTTCTTTTGATCTTGGAGACGATCTCATCCAGCTTGACCTGGCTGACCGTGGTGCCGCGCACTACTCCGGTGACGATGTCCATGATCGTCCCCTTGGTACCGATGTCCGAATCCTTGGGCATGACCAATCGGGTCTTGCAACCTATGCGTGCGAAGTCCTCGAAATCCACCGGGGCCTGACAGACGATGACCGATGGCAGGTCCACGTTCCTCATGATCAACCTTGCCTTGTAGATGATATGGTTGCGGACGTTGCCCAGGTGGATCAAGGCTAATTTGAACTGTTGGATGCGCGCTACCTCCACTGGGTCCAGTCCGAAAAGGGAACTGGTAGAGACGTCCGGAGCATCTGAAGGTACGCCAGACCCGGCCGTGACCACGATGACGGAAGTGTCTATGCCTTCTTCCCTTAGGCCGTAGGTTATCTCGCAGACCGGTTTGGTGATGTGACGCTTACCTGGTCCCATGGCCACTGCCACCACGTCGCGGCCGCTGTCAGAGATGGTCGCCCTGTTGGCGAGACTGCCCCCCACACCCATACCGCGGGCTTCGCGGCATTCCACAAAGCGGGTCTTGCGCCCAATGGAATCTTTCAAGTTCAAACCTCGCAGACCTTGGCCTCTTCACCTTCAAGGTCTTCCTGGGTCATTCCAGCCAGGACCTCTTGGGGTGTCCCCATTGCCACCACTTTTCCCCCCTTTATGAGGGCAACACGGTCGCAACACGCCAAAACGAAATCCATGTCATGACTGACGATGAGGAAGGTCTCGTTAAGCTCCTTGCGGGCATGGAGCACCGATTTGGCCACCGCCAAACGGGTGATGGGGTCCATAGTGCCGGTCGGTTCGTCCAGGACCACGAATCGGGGTTCGATGATCATGGTGCGAGCTAAAGCGATACGTTGCTTTTCCCCCACGCTGAGGGAGTCCGGGTAGGCATAGAGAACTCTCCCCACCTCCTTTGCAGTGAACCCAACTCCTCGGAGCACCTGGATAGCCTTCATCTTGCCCAGTTCTTGAGGTAGCCTCATGCCCAGACAGACGGTCAGGTTCTGCAACACCGTGTTGAACGGGTACAGAGCGTTCTCCTGATGCATGATGCCGATGTACTGAGTGGCGCGACCTCTTCCCTCTTCCCCGAGGTCGGACATATTGACCCAATCGTCGCCGACTCGCACTAAGACCTCTCCGTGCGTAGATGGGGTGATCCCGGAGATCATGCGCGATAAAGTGGTCTTTCCCGCACCACTGAGCCCTATTAAACCGAATATCTCCTTTTCACCTACATCCAAGGTCACTCCGTCCACAGCCTTGACCACGCCGCGAACGATGGAATAGAAATATTTCTTGGCATCGATCACCCGGATCACCGGCAGGCCGATCTCAACGTTCATTTCATTGTCCTTTTCGAACCCTACATCAAAATCCTTGGCGATATCGGAAGGCTTACCTTCCGCCTTGATCATACCGTCCTCGAGCCAGATGGCACGGTGGGATAGTAATTCGATGGCTTTTGGCCAGTGAGATGTGACTATCATGGACATCCCGGTATCTTTGACCGCCTTGATCAGCGCCTGGTGAACTGTTTCGGCCGTTTCCGGATCAAGCGTTCCCGTGGGCTCGTCGGCCAAGAAGAGGATCGGTTCGCGGGCCAATTGCCTGGCTAGTACCGTCCTTTGCTTCTCTCCTCCGGACAGGTCCCGGGCGATATGCATGGTACGGTAGGTCATATTGACCATTTCCAACAGGCGGATGGCCCTTTCCACCTTCTTATCGTCAGATTTCTCTTTCATGGCTTCGAAAACGTTTTCGATCACCGTGAGATCTCCGAACAGGGCGAAGGTTCTCTGCAACATGATAGCTATGCGGCTCCGCATCATCATGCGCACGGGATTCCTATCATCGAGGTTCCAGAAGTCCACTTCCTTGATGACCGTTCCCTTGCCGCACTTGGTGCATTTCGCACCAGGGGCGGGCAGGTCGATCCAACCACATTTCTCACAGTAGTTGACCCGGTAAATGATCTTTCCAGAATCTGGTTTGTACTCCTTGTTTCCCCGCATGGCGTTGATGAGAACGGATTTCCCACTACCGCTTCTGCCGATCAGTCCCAGGACCTCACCGGTATGAACCGTTGTACTAATGTCCTTCAATACCTGGTTCCCATTGAAACTTTTTGAGACCTTGTCCAAAATAATGAAGACCTCTGAACCGTCAGGCATATACCTTTGCCAACGATTATTGTCATTATAATACTTTCCCCGTTTATATCGCCTGGCATTAACAATTTGATTATGTAAAATTTATATGGATGGATTATATATCCATCCTATAATGTCCATGTCTTTTAACTCCTATTTCGCCGGTGGTCCAACACCCAAATTTAACGCTTTTCACATTTGGAAGGCGCACCAGATCGTGACAAAGGAAGGACCCATAGGGCGAAAGGCTTTAGCCGAACTACTTCAGATCGGAGAGGGAAGCACTCGGACCATCCTAGACAAGATGATGCGGGAGGGGTCCATAGAAAGCTCCAGGCTGGGCATCACCATCACCGATCGCGGCAGACACAAGCTGGAGAATTCTGGGATCGAGGCACGTCGGGTGGACCTATCGGACCTTACGCTCGGAAAATTCAACTGCGCCGTACTGGTAAAGGGGATGGCCTCCAGAGTTAAACTGGGTTGCGAACAGAGGGATGAGGCGGTGCGGGCTGGAGCCATGGGGGCCACGACATTGCTGGTAAGCCATGATCGTATCGTCTTCCCAGGCGATGAGGAGTTCCCAGAACAAAATCTGGTAGCTCCGTTGCGCAATTATTTCCGCATGGACGATGGGGATGTGATCATAATAGGCTCGGCATTTAGTTACGATGCTGCGGAGAAAGGGGCGGTGACCGCAGCGCTTTCGTTGGGAAATCTGAGCAAGAGGTGCTGGAACGAAGGTACCAATATTTTGAGCCAGGATACGGAGGCAGACGACCTGCGCTGTTTGGCTTTGGCGATTCATGAGCTCATAGGAAGATTACCGGTGACCATGCGTAGCCGGAACCATGAGGGCGTTCGATGCGAGGACGGTGATGTCGTCGATACGAATTTCACCGGCCCAATGCTGGAGGAATCGATGAGGAAAGGCACCATCATCAGAAGGATCTCCACCAGTGGGCCATACCGTGGTCTGCCGGTGATCGCCGTTCCGATCATGAGAAAGAGGGAGGCCATTGCGGTCATGGCCACTCTGGACCTTGGCAAAGGTACGCCCATTGAACTTCTGGAACGGCTGGCCCGGACCCGCGTTTAGAAGTAATACCAAATGCTGCGGTAGTCGTCGATGTTCTCTCCCCTTTCCGCCAGCTTACCGAGGAAATCGAGGATCGGTACGTCTTGGTGGACGTAGGTTGACGCCACGGCAATCTTCTCCTCCCATGGATGGAACTCATAGACCCGTTCCCCTCGAGGGGTTATGGAGATGAGATCGTGGGCCTGCCATGCCCTGAGATGGTTCTTCCCCAGGGCTGGTATGTTGAACACCGGTTCGTCTGTGCGGCTGAGGCCGGGAATTATTCGGGCCTCTTCCTTCCGCTCCTGCAGGAGACGGGGGATCGGCACTCGATAGCTGGATGTCTCCTCCTTGCCCTTGGCATTGAAGGTGTAGTAGGGATCTATCCCGATGGATTTTAAGGCCTGTCGTAGGGCCACGGTCTCGAAGCGCCGGGCGTTCTCCATGGTGAAAACCTGTTGGTTGTATACCGATATCCCCGACTTCCTCAATTTTTTGATACAGTCGGCCCCATCAGGCGTTATCTCGTAGGTATGCTCGAAATGGGTTACCAGGGCGAATTCACGATTGGGAGGGTCGTGCACCTCGGACACTATGTTTAGAAATCCCTCATCCACCCTCATAGGCAGGACAACTGGCACCCTGGTGCCCATTCTCACCCGTCGGACGTGTTTGATCTCCATCAGGCGTTTCATCAATTTGTGCAACATCCCGTTGGATAGTATGGCGGGATCACCTCCAGTGACCAGCACCTCGGTTACCGCTGGGTGTTCCTGGAACCATTCGATGGCTGCATCCAGTTTTTCAGGAGGAGCCATGGCATCTGGCGATAGTACCCCGTCTATCTCCCAGTTCCTCTGGCAATAGACGCATATCTGGGCGCAGGTGTTGTAGGGCTTGAATATGGCTATCATCGGGTAGCGCCGAGTGACCAGATCGATCGGTGATGTATCGCGCTCCATCATGAAATCCAAGGAAACCCCGGTGGTCCCCCTCGATGCTATCATCCCCCGCACATAGCTAAGGGGAGGAATGACCTGGGACCGTATGGCGTGATCAAATGTCCGCAAGGGCTCATGGTCCATCAAGGATAGGTAGTAAGGAGTGATGCCGAAGGGGATGTGGTTCTGTGAACAGAGGCGAATGGCCTCGTGCTCGTCCTCCGTCAGTTGTATCAGGTCGCCGATCAGATCGGCATCGAGCAGCACATTGCGCATGTGCCAGACGTAGTCCTGCCAATCTTCCATTGAGGCGTTGAAGTAATCCATTATCCGCCCCCGGTTGGCCAAACGGCGCTCGACCACCTCCGGCAATAATCCTGTTGGGTAACGATCAATATACTTCTGGGCCCCATCTGCCATGCCGTCCAAGTAATCAGACCTTATTCGGGCGGCATCCCTTCCGTCCACATACTGGAGGTCTAGAATACCCTCATCCTTGTATATCCCTGACTCGGCGCGGGTCCCCTTCAATACGTTGGCCATGTCGTAAAGGAAGGCCGGGTGACCGACGGTATGACCATCAGAACGAGATAGGTCGAAGAGGTGGGAGATTACCGATACACCGCTCAACTCCTCGTTCCTAGGGGAGAAGTAATTGCGCATGATCCTGATGCAAATAAGGGCGTTCGATCTCTCAAGAGCCTCGGTGTGGAATTCCCTGGAGTGATACCTCTCCTCTCTTCGCACTAACAATCTCAAGACCGCTTTGCGCGCCTGTTCGATCTCTCTGGATCGGGTCAGAATTCCATGCAGCTCCGGGTCTGCGTCCCAAAGCACTTTGTTCCCGATCAGAGTTCCAAAGGTATCTTCGGTCCTCTTTGTACTACCATCTGTAGAATATGGCCTTTTCTTCCCTGGTGTAGCCTTTTTGTTCATGAAATATCCTAGATCGCCCAGGAATTGTTGAAAAGGGATCATCCCGGG
Coding sequences within:
- a CDS encoding DUF4443 domain-containing protein: MTKEGPIGRKALAELLQIGEGSTRTILDKMMREGSIESSRLGITITDRGRHKLENSGIEARRVDLSDLTLGKFNCAVLVKGMASRVKLGCEQRDEAVRAGAMGATTLLVSHDRIVFPGDEEFPEQNLVAPLRNYFRMDDGDVIIIGSAFSYDAAEKGAVTAALSLGNLSKRCWNEGTNILSQDTEADDLRCLALAIHELIGRLPVTMRSRNHEGVRCEDGDVVDTNFTGPMLEESMRKGTIIRRISTSGPYRGLPVIAVPIMRKREAIAVMATLDLGKGTPIELLERLARTRV
- the mcrC gene encoding methyl-coenzyme M reductase I operon protein C, whose translation is MKDSIGRKTRFVECREARGMGVGGSLANRATISDSGRDVVAVAMGPGKRHITKPVCEITYGLREEGIDTSVIVVTAGSGVPSDAPDVSTSSLFGLDPVEVARIQQFKLALIHLGNVRNHIIYKARLIMRNVDLPSVIVCQAPVDFEDFARIGCKTRLVMPKDSDIGTKGTIMDIVTGVVRGTTVSQVKLDEIVSKIKRNM
- the atwA gene encoding methyl coenzyme M reductase system, component A2 — its product is MPDGSEVFIILDKVSKSFNGNQVLKDISTTVHTGEVLGLIGRSGSGKSVLINAMRGNKEYKPDSGKIIYRVNYCEKCGWIDLPAPGAKCTKCGKGTVIKEVDFWNLDDRNPVRMMMRSRIAIMLQRTFALFGDLTVIENVFEAMKEKSDDKKVERAIRLLEMVNMTYRTMHIARDLSGGEKQRTVLARQLAREPILFLADEPTGTLDPETAETVHQALIKAVKDTGMSMIVTSHWPKAIELLSHRAIWLEDGMIKAEGKPSDIAKDFDVGFEKDNEMNVEIGLPVIRVIDAKKYFYSIVRGVVKAVDGVTLDVGEKEIFGLIGLSGAGKTTLSRMISGITPSTHGEVLVRVGDDWVNMSDLGEEGRGRATQYIGIMHQENALYPFNTVLQNLTVCLGMRLPQELGKMKAIQVLRGVGFTAKEVGRVLYAYPDSLSVGEKQRIALARTMIIEPRFVVLDEPTGTMDPITRLAVAKSVLHARKELNETFLIVSHDMDFVLACCDRVALIKGGKVVAMGTPQEVLAGMTQEDLEGEEAKVCEV
- a CDS encoding KamA family radical SAM protein, whose amino-acid sequence is MNKKATPGKKRPYSTDGSTKRTEDTFGTLIGNKVLWDADPELHGILTRSREIEQARKAVLRLLVRREERYHSREFHTEALERSNALICIRIMRNYFSPRNEELSGVSVISHLFDLSRSDGHTVGHPAFLYDMANVLKGTRAESGIYKDEGILDLQYVDGRDAARIRSDYLDGMADGAQKYIDRYPTGLLPEVVERRLANRGRIMDYFNASMEDWQDYVWHMRNVLLDADLIGDLIQLTEDEHEAIRLCSQNHIPFGITPYYLSLMDHEPLRTFDHAIRSQVIPPLSYVRGMIASRGTTGVSLDFMMERDTSPIDLVTRRYPMIAIFKPYNTCAQICVYCQRNWEIDGVLSPDAMAPPEKLDAAIEWFQEHPAVTEVLVTGGDPAILSNGMLHKLMKRLMEIKHVRRVRMGTRVPVVLPMRVDEGFLNIVSEVHDPPNREFALVTHFEHTYEITPDGADCIKKLRKSGISVYNQQVFTMENARRFETVALRQALKSIGIDPYYTFNAKGKEETSSYRVPIPRLLQERKEEARIIPGLSRTDEPVFNIPALGKNHLRAWQAHDLISITPRGERVYEFHPWEEKIAVASTYVHQDVPILDFLGKLAERGENIDDYRSIWYYF